A section of the Triticum dicoccoides isolate Atlit2015 ecotype Zavitan chromosome 7A, WEW_v2.0, whole genome shotgun sequence genome encodes:
- the LOC119329287 gene encoding ADP-ribosylation factor GTPase-activating protein AGD3-like, which translates to MYFARLDDSPMFRTQIQSLEESAEVLRERCLKFHKGCRKYTEGLGEAYDGDIAFASALETFGGGHNDPISVAFGGPVMNKFTIALREIGTYKEVLRSQVEHMLNDRLLNFVDVDLHDVKDARKRFDKASLVYDQIREKYLSLKKGTRADITTAIEEELHSARSSFEQARFNLVTAISHIEAKKRFEFLEAVSATMDSHLRYFKQGYELLHQMEPYINQVLAYSQQSRERANKEQASLLERMHEYKKQIERDSRSSGNGLNDSPNVDGIQTIGRSSHKMIEAVMQSSTKGKVQTIRQGYLSKRSSNLRGDWKRRFFVLDSRGMLYYYRKQINRPAGVSQVQRTNNTPEHGSGLLSRLFSSHYHGIHDEKSVARHTVNLLTSTIKVDAEQSDLRFCFRIISPMKIYTLQAESALDQMDWIEKITGVIASLLNAQSPEQCLHSPRSCGHDRSASESSSYTSSVELETSTSEDLTLEKNTGNGQHHHRTNIKPEKPIDLLRRVDGNTICADCGAAEPDWASLNLGALLCIECSGVHRNLGVHISKVRSLTLDVRVWEPSVINLFQSLGNMFVNRVWEETLPSSNNGSSVDNTSTNGSQAAQYLTTTKPKHSDPFSAKEKFIHAKYADKEFVWRHSIDEIHIAQQMWDSVTANDKKGVYNLIVASHANVNLVYGQMASGLLLNLGKALKQEQPTSPPDGSPRFFDCNSHEKVSPRESLSPPSTSSHVDELDDRYEGFSLLHLACRVADVGMVELLLQYGASVNVSDSRGRMPLHHCILKGRHLHAKLLLSRGADTHAIDRDGRSALQYAMDRSTSDEDMLALLEEHFR; encoded by the exons ATACAATCACTTGAAGAAAGTGCTGAAGtactaagagagaggtgcttgAAGTTTCATAAAGGTTGCCGCAAGTATAC TGAAGGGCTAGGTGAAGCTTATGATGGAGATATTGCATTTGCAAGCGCACTTGAGACATTTGGAGGAGGCCACAATGACCCAATCAGTGTTGCTTTCGGCG GACCTGTCATGAACAAATTTACAATTGCCCTGAGAGAAATAGGAACATATAAGGAAGTCCTGCGATCCCAG GTTGAGCATATGCTAAATGACAGATTGCTAAACTTTGTAGACGTTGATTTGCATGACGTTAAG GATGCCCGGAAGCGCTTTGACAAGGCTAGCCTCGTGTATGACCAG ATTCGCGAGAAATACTTATCATTGAAGAAAGGCACAAGAGCAGACATAACAACTGCCATTGAAGAA GAGCTCCATAGTGCTAGATCTTCATTTGAGCAAGCTCGTTTCAACCTG GTGACTGCAATTTCGCATAtcgaggcaaagaagagatttgaatTTTTGGAGGCTGTTAGTGCGACAATGGATTCACACCTCCGATATTTTAAACAA GGATATGAACTATTGCATCAGATGGAACCCTATATTAATCAG GTTCTCGCCTATTCGCAGCAATCAAGAGAGAGAGCAAACAAGGAACAAGCTTCTCTTTTAGAGAGGATGCATGAGTACAAAAAACAGATAGAGCGTGATAGTCGGTCATCTGGGAATGGTTTAAATGATTCCCCTAATGTAGATGGCATACAAACAATCGGTAGAAGTTCACATAAAATGATTGAAGCAGTGATGCAGTCATCCACAAAAGGCAAG GTTCAGACCATTCGTCAAGGTTACCTCTCAAAGAGATCATCAAACTTGAGAGGTGACTGGAAAAGAAGGTTTTTTGTTCTGGATAGTCGAGGGATGTTGTACTACTATCGCAAGCAAATTAATAGGCCAGCT GGTGTTAGTCAAGTTCAAAGAACCAACAATACCCCTGAACATGGTTCAGGGTTGCTGAGCAGATTGTTCTCTTCTCATTACCATGGTATACATGATGAGAAATCTGTTGCACGGCATACAGTAAATTTGCTGACATCAACCATTAAAGTCGATGCAGAACAATCAGATCTGAGGTTCTGCTTCAGAATTATTTCACCCATGAAGATCTACACATTGCAG GCAGAGAGTGCTCTAGATCAGATGGATTGGATCGAAAAAATTACTGGTGTCATTGCATCTTTGCTGAACGCACAATCCCCAGAACAG TGTCTGCACAGCCCTAGGAGCTGCGGCCATGATCGGAGCGCTAGTGAGAGTAGCTCCTATACTAGTTCAGTGGAACTGGAAACCTCCACAAGTGAAGATTTAACACTGGAAAAGAACACTGGAAATGGACAACATCATCACAGGACCAAtatcaaacccgaaaaaccaattgACTTGCTTAGGAGGGTTGATGGTAATACTATTTGTGCTGATTGTGGTGCTGCGGAACCTGATTGGGCGTCGTTAAACCTCGGTGCTCTTCTGTGCATAGAGTGTTCTGGAGTACACAGAAATCTAGGAGTGCATATATCGAAG GTAAGGTCTCTGACTCTCGATGTCAGAGTCTGGGAGCCATCTGTAATCAATCTCTTTCAATCATTAGGCAACATGTTTGTGAACAGAGTTTGGGAAGAAACATTACCTTCATCAAACAATGGCTCTTCTGTTGATAATACAAG TACTAATGGATCACAGGCAGCACAATACTTAACCACCACCAAGCCTAAACACTCGGATCCTTTCTCTGCCAAAGAGAAGTTTATTCATGCCAAG TATGCTGATAAGGAATTTGTATGGAGGCATAGTATCGATGAGATTCACATAGCTCAGCAGATGTGGGACAGTGTAACTGCAAATGACAAGAAAGGAGTATACAATCTCATCGTGGCATCACACGCCAATGTAAATTTGGTTTATGGGCAGATGGCTTCTGGTTTGTTGCTGAATCTTGGAAAAGCACTTAAACAAGAGCAGCCAACTTCACCACCTGATGGAAGCCCTAGATTTTTCGATTGCAATTCACATGAGAAGGTTTCTCCTAGAGAGTCGCTTTCTCCTCCCAGCACAAGTTCACATGTAGATGAGTTGGATGATAGATATGAGGGTTTCTCCTTGCTTCATCTTGCATGCCGTGTTGCAGATGTGGGGATGGTTGAATTACTTTTGCAGTATGGTGCTAGTGTAAATGTGTCTGATTCAAGAGGTCGGATGCCCCTTCATCACtgtattttgaaaggaagacatctGCATGCAAAGCTGCTGCTCTCCAG GGGAGCTGACACACATGCCATAGACCGAGATGGCAGATCAGCATTGCAGTATGCAATGGACCGTTCTACGAGCGACGAAGACATGCTTGCGTTGTTAGAGGAGCACTTCAGATAA